The sequence CCCGTACCCGCTGGGGGAGCGCCCGGTCGGCCAGGTGGTCCGCAAGGCGGACTTCCTCACCGCCGACCAGCGCGACAAGCTCCTCTCCCGCAACGCCCTGCGCTTCCTCGGCCGGGGCTGACGGTCGTGTCGGGCCGGGCGCGTGGCGGCCCGGCACGGCAGGATGGGGGCATGGCCGAGCCGCACGACCTGACCGCGCTGGAGCAGGCCGCCGCGATGCGCCGGGGCGAGCTGTCCAGCGTGGAGCTGGTCGAGCACCACCTGCGCCGGGTCGACGCGCTCGGCGACACCGTCGGCGCGTTCGTCACCGTCACCCCGGAGCGGGCCCGGGCGGCGGCCCGGGCCGCCGACGCGGTGCCGGCGGACGAGCGCGGGCCGCTGCACGGCGTGCCGACCGCCATCAAGGACCTCACGCTGACCGCCGGGGTGCGCACCACCTTCGGCTCGGCCGCCTTCGCCGACTTCGTGCCGCCCGTCGACGCCGACGTGGTGCGGTTCATGGCCGCCGCCGGGCTGGTCAGCCTCGGCAAGACCACCACCTCCGAGCTGGGCTGCTCGCTCTACTCGGAGGGCCTCGTCGCGCCGCCCGCGCGCAACCCGTGGGGCCTCGGGTACACCGCGGGCGGCTCCAGCGGCGGGGCGGCGGCCGCGGTGGCGGCGGGGCTCGTGCCGGTGGCGCAGGGCTCCGACGGCGGCGGCTCGCTGCGCATCCCGGCGTCGCTCTGCGGCCTGGTCGGGTACAAACCCAGCCGGGGGCTGGTTTCCGGCGGCCCGCTCGGCTTCGGCGCCTTCGGGCTGCCCAGCAACGGCCCGCTCGGCCGGACCGTCGCCGACGTGGCCGCGCTGCTCGACGTGCTGGCCCAGCCGGTGCCGGGCGAGCCGTACCTGCCGCCGGCCGCGCCCGCCGGCGGCTACCTGGGTGCCGCCCGCGACGCCGCTCCCGGCCGGCTGCGGATCGGCCGTTTCACCACCCCGATGCTCGCCGACGAGCCCGTCCACCCCGACTGCGTGGCCGCCGTCGACCGCGCCGCGGAGTTGCTCACCGCGGCCGGCCACGAGGTGGTCGAGGTCCCCGCGCCGCTCGGCCCCGAGGCGTGGCCGCTCTTCGAGACCATCTGGTACGTGCTGGCGCTCACCCCGGTGCCGCCCGAGCGGGAGAGCGAGCTGCTGCCGCTCACCCGGTTCCTGCGCGCCCGCGCGTCGGCCGTCGGCGTCGGCCAGCTGATGGCCGCCCTCGGCGAGCTCCAGGCCCAGGTACGCCGCGGCGTGCACCGGACCGCCGGCTGCGATCTGCTGCTCTGCCCGGCCCTGGCCGCGCCGCAGGCGCCGGTGGGCGCGTTCGCCGCCCTCGACCCAGGCGAGGATTTCGACCGGCAGCGCCGCTTTTCGCCGTACTGCGCGATTTTCAACGTGACCGGCGACCCGTCCGTTTCCCTCCCGCTCGGCCGGACGGGGGACGGCCTGCCGGTCGGGGTGCTGCTCACCGGCCGGTACGGCGACGACCGGACATTGATAGCCACTGCCGCGCAACTGGAGCACGCCTGTGGCGGATGGGATCAGCACCCCGCAATTTGGCGGGCGGTCGACTCCGCTAACGTGAACATCACAAGCGGAGTCGGGCGCTCGTCGTCATGATCGTCCACCCGACCCGGAAAACCGTGGTCTCTCTTTCCGCCTGGGGGCGTTGGGATTGTCTGTTACCGAGACGGTGCTGATCTTCGTCGGCATCCCGTTGGCTGCGGTGCTGGTGATCGCCGGGCTGGCCGCCGCCGGCAGCCGGGGCGCCGGTGGCGGCGGTGGCGGCGCCAAGCGCTACCGGCCGGGCCGACCCTTCGACTTCACTCCGGTCTGGTTCCTGGGCCGTCCGGAGCAGCTGGCCGACTCGGCCGGCACCGCGCTGGCCGCTGGCGCGCAGGCGCCGGCGCTGACCAGCCGCAAGCAGCAGCAGGCCGGCCGGGAGGCACCGGCCGGTGGAACCGGAGGCGCAAGTGACCGTTGGTGAGATGCAGGCCCAGACGGGGACGGGGGTCCCGCCCCAGGTGCTGGACGGGCCCTTC comes from Micromonospora viridifaciens and encodes:
- a CDS encoding amidase encodes the protein MAEPHDLTALEQAAAMRRGELSSVELVEHHLRRVDALGDTVGAFVTVTPERARAAARAADAVPADERGPLHGVPTAIKDLTLTAGVRTTFGSAAFADFVPPVDADVVRFMAAAGLVSLGKTTTSELGCSLYSEGLVAPPARNPWGLGYTAGGSSGGAAAAVAAGLVPVAQGSDGGGSLRIPASLCGLVGYKPSRGLVSGGPLGFGAFGLPSNGPLGRTVADVAALLDVLAQPVPGEPYLPPAAPAGGYLGAARDAAPGRLRIGRFTTPMLADEPVHPDCVAAVDRAAELLTAAGHEVVEVPAPLGPEAWPLFETIWYVLALTPVPPERESELLPLTRFLRARASAVGVGQLMAALGELQAQVRRGVHRTAGCDLLLCPALAAPQAPVGAFAALDPGEDFDRQRRFSPYCAIFNVTGDPSVSLPLGRTGDGLPVGVLLTGRYGDDRTLIATAAQLEHACGGWDQHPAIWRAVDSANVNITSGVGRSSS
- the ctaJ gene encoding aa3-type cytochrome oxidase subunit CtaJ — its product is MSVTETVLIFVGIPLAAVLVIAGLAAAGSRGAGGGGGGAKRYRPGRPFDFTPVWFLGRPEQLADSAGTALAAGAQAPALTSRKQQQAGREAPAGGTGGASDRW